A window of the Candidatus Limnocylindrales bacterium genome harbors these coding sequences:
- a CDS encoding peptidylprolyl isomerase produces the protein MLAAMRNNIKKLSITLWLVIASFILTIFLVWGKGSLGTGGASNIVATVEGKEIHQRELQMTRNRLYNFYRNLYKDKFTEDLVKNLNLERMALESLIEKELLLAEAEKRGMKISEEELLDTITKYQVFQKDGKFDPDQYKFVLLRSGITPQEFEESIQEDLLIQKLEAAIQDGIKVSDKEVELEYRLQNEKVKIEYVAIKPSTFQKDVTVTDEEIARYYEDHKEDFKTPDRVRVNYLYIDPQTFTDQVTVEESEIQDYFDQHRDQFPKEKRIKARHILFKIPPGADPEKEQEVKKKAEEVLQKIKEGADFAAMARQYSEEPGAAENGGDLGYFTKGKMVEPFEKAAFSLKKGEVSDLVRTEFGYHIIKVEDVLGENPYEEAKPGIQTILKREKAQEVARQRADEVYQKALETKDLKQAAEATGLPLKTSNLFARMEPVGPEMGILIPFQEAAFTLSPGEISQVVEVPGAGFYILQLVEKKDSYIPSLEEAREQVKEKIIDNKATELAEKKANEFLAELKAGASWESLLEKYQLTPVKPEPFNRRWFLNDMAEKSEEIIHTAFSLEVNQVSDPIKTPGGFVLLKVVEKPGIDEKKFQEEKENLRRSLLQQKQSTAYREFIEELKKKANIKPPLNQLLQSRA, from the coding sequence ATGCTCGCGGCCATGCGAAATAATATCAAAAAATTAAGTATTACCCTCTGGCTGGTAATAGCTTCCTTTATTCTGACTATTTTTCTGGTTTGGGGTAAAGGATCTTTGGGTACCGGAGGGGCGTCCAATATAGTTGCCACGGTGGAAGGCAAAGAGATTCATCAGCGAGAGCTGCAAATGACCCGTAATCGGCTCTATAATTTCTACCGGAACCTTTATAAAGATAAATTTACAGAAGATCTTGTTAAAAACCTAAATTTAGAGAGAATGGCTTTGGAGAGCCTGATTGAAAAGGAATTATTATTGGCCGAAGCTGAAAAGCGGGGGATGAAAATCTCTGAAGAGGAGTTATTGGATACCATTACCAAGTACCAGGTCTTTCAGAAGGATGGGAAGTTCGATCCTGATCAATATAAGTTTGTTTTGTTAAGGTCGGGAATAACCCCCCAGGAGTTTGAAGAGAGTATTCAAGAGGATTTACTTATTCAGAAGCTCGAGGCTGCCATCCAGGATGGGATTAAAGTTTCTGACAAGGAAGTAGAACTGGAGTATCGGCTCCAAAATGAGAAAGTCAAGATAGAATACGTTGCCATCAAACCGAGTACTTTTCAGAAGGATGTAACCGTAACCGATGAGGAAATCGCCAGGTACTATGAAGACCATAAAGAGGATTTTAAAACCCCGGACCGGGTCCGGGTCAATTATCTGTATATAGACCCGCAAACCTTTACCGATCAGGTGACCGTAGAGGAGTCCGAGATCCAGGATTATTTTGATCAGCACAGGGATCAATTTCCGAAAGAAAAACGGATAAAAGCCCGTCATATTCTCTTCAAGATCCCCCCGGGGGCAGACCCGGAGAAAGAGCAGGAAGTTAAGAAAAAAGCCGAAGAGGTTTTACAAAAGATTAAAGAAGGTGCGGATTTTGCTGCCATGGCCAGGCAGTATTCTGAAGAACCCGGAGCCGCCGAGAATGGAGGAGATCTCGGATATTTTACCAAAGGAAAAATGGTCGAGCCCTTTGAGAAAGCCGCTTTTTCTTTGAAGAAGGGTGAAGTGAGTGACCTGGTGAGGACGGAGTTTGGCTATCATATTATCAAAGTAGAAGATGTCCTTGGCGAGAATCCGTATGAAGAAGCCAAGCCCGGGATTCAGACCATTCTGAAAAGGGAAAAAGCCCAGGAGGTGGCCCGTCAGCGGGCGGATGAAGTCTACCAGAAGGCCCTGGAAACCAAAGATCTCAAACAGGCCGCTGAAGCCACAGGTTTACCTCTCAAGACCAGTAACCTGTTTGCCCGTATGGAACCGGTCGGTCCTGAAATGGGGATCCTGATTCCTTTTCAAGAAGCTGCTTTTACCCTTTCTCCTGGAGAAATCAGCCAGGTGGTAGAAGTGCCGGGTGCCGGATTTTATATCCTGCAGCTTGTGGAGAAAAAAGACTCCTACATCCCCTCCCTGGAAGAAGCCAGAGAACAGGTTAAAGAGAAGATTATAGACAATAAGGCCACAGAGTTGGCCGAGAAAAAAGCCAACGAGTTCCTGGCAGAACTTAAAGCCGGGGCTTCCTGGGAATCTTTATTGGAAAAGTATCAATTAACCCCGGTTAAACCGGAACCCTTCAACCGACGATGGTTTCTGAATGATATGGCCGAAAAATCAGAAGAGATCATTCATACGGCCTTTTCTTTAGAGGTAAATCAGGTCAGTGATCCCATTAAAACACCCGGAGGTTTCGTCCTTTTAAAGGTCGTAGAAAAGCCCGGAATCGATGAAAAGAAATTCCAGGAGGAGAAGGAAAACCTTCGAAGGAGCCTTCTTCAACAGAAGCAGAGTACGGCCTATCGGGAGTTTATAGAAGAACTCAAGAAAAAGGCCAACATTAAACCTCCCTTGAACCAACTGCTTCAGTCCAGAGCTTAG
- a CDS encoding ethylbenzene dehydrogenase-related protein produces the protein MKRWYLVIGVLTLSLLLPFTIPYAVEEAEYLLQRLRSDDPDEREEAIEALGQYQDPTLIEPLAEIMLKHKTAEVRSAAAIVLFRMGNEKSRDAFLKALKDPDISVRLIASGALYKFGDPKALDLLAKALKDPSQEIRFSAVAILSELGDARSIELLKTVLQDPDQDIRDLAQETLEMITSTLLQAVKTDNPPTVDGVAEDPAWAQARPLEVATEIKAREGPTVTLKALQKDSRLYLLAIWKDASQTESIQHRPWIYNGTTWEPGKEEEDRLAIIFPMTSIPPFSTSDRGCTAMCHKAKAMHTNTPAELADLWIWRAARSNPVGQADDWMLGPGQDPNSDGRKPDAMDATKIKIDGVEAYRHGYTPNIQEQENRPLFMLNPDKEQTGLPVLLAGEAVAFNPKKKYNKGDFIPGYLVAPFTGSRGDIQAKGVYKDGIWTVEFSRAFNTGHPDDIKFEEGKEYFFSLKVFDGKEFATAKEVYKLRF, from the coding sequence ATGAAACGATGGTATCTGGTTATAGGGGTGTTGACATTAAGTCTATTACTTCCCTTTACGATTCCTTATGCCGTTGAAGAAGCGGAGTATCTTCTCCAACGGCTCCGGAGTGACGACCCTGATGAAAGGGAAGAAGCTATAGAAGCCCTGGGGCAATATCAAGACCCGACTCTTATCGAGCCCCTGGCAGAAATCATGCTAAAACACAAGACTGCAGAGGTGCGGAGTGCGGCAGCTATCGTCCTTTTCAGAATGGGCAATGAAAAATCTCGAGATGCCTTCCTGAAAGCCCTCAAAGATCCGGATATCAGTGTCCGACTTATTGCCTCCGGAGCTTTATACAAATTCGGGGATCCAAAGGCTTTAGATCTCCTCGCCAAAGCTTTAAAAGATCCCAGTCAAGAGATCAGATTTTCTGCCGTAGCCATTCTCTCCGAGCTGGGAGATGCCAGGAGTATCGAGCTTTTAAAAACCGTCCTTCAAGATCCAGATCAGGATATTCGAGACTTAGCCCAGGAGACCCTGGAGATGATCACTTCCACCCTCCTTCAGGCGGTAAAAACAGATAATCCTCCCACTGTGGACGGAGTGGCAGAAGATCCGGCCTGGGCACAGGCCAGGCCTTTAGAGGTTGCAACCGAGATAAAGGCCCGAGAAGGGCCTACAGTTACTTTAAAGGCTCTTCAAAAGGATAGCAGACTCTACCTCCTGGCCATTTGGAAAGATGCCAGCCAGACCGAATCGATTCAACACAGGCCCTGGATTTATAACGGAACGACCTGGGAGCCTGGTAAAGAAGAAGAAGATCGACTGGCTATTATCTTCCCAATGACATCCATTCCTCCCTTCTCAACTTCGGACAGAGGGTGTACGGCCATGTGCCATAAGGCCAAAGCCATGCATACCAATACTCCCGCAGAACTGGCAGATCTCTGGATTTGGCGAGCCGCCCGTAGTAACCCTGTAGGACAGGCAGACGATTGGATGTTGGGACCCGGTCAGGATCCCAATTCAGATGGACGAAAACCGGATGCCATGGATGCCACCAAGATTAAAATTGATGGGGTGGAAGCTTATCGCCATGGTTATACGCCTAATATTCAAGAACAGGAAAATAGACCCCTCTTCATGTTAAATCCCGATAAGGAACAGACGGGCCTTCCGGTCCTCCTGGCCGGTGAGGCCGTGGCCTTTAATCCAAAAAAGAAGTATAACAAGGGAGACTTCATCCCAGGTTATCTCGTTGCCCCTTTCACCGGGAGTCGTGGTGATATTCAAGCTAAAGGTGTCTATAAAGACGGTATCTGGACCGTAGAATTCTCCAGAGCTTTCAATACCGGACACCCGGACGATATCAAGTTTGAAGAGGGTAAAGAATACTTTTTTAGCTTAAAGGTATTTGACGGCAAAGAGTTTGCCACAGCTAAAGAGGTCTATAAGCTGAGATTCTAA
- the panC gene encoding pantoate--beta-alanine ligase, protein MQNLRVISSIPEMQALADQVRREGKRIGLVPTMGYLHEGHLSLLRAARKVSDLLVMSLFVNPTQFGPHEDYQTYPRDFERDRILAASEGTDIIFAPTARDMYPKGYTTWVEVAGLSDKLCGQFRPGHFRGVATVVTKLFNIVKPHVAFFGQKDAQQSIIIQRMVQDLNMDIQIEVLPTVREPDGLALSSRNVYLSQQEHQAALVLSRSLDLAQKLIRNGERSTAVILSKMRELIAQEPLVVLEYVAITDLTTLEDLKEISSRALIALAARVGKTRLIDNCIVSL, encoded by the coding sequence ATGCAAAATCTCCGGGTTATTTCTAGCATTCCAGAAATGCAGGCCCTTGCCGATCAGGTAAGGCGAGAAGGTAAAAGAATTGGCCTGGTCCCCACCATGGGATACCTTCACGAAGGCCACCTGAGTTTGTTACGGGCGGCCAGAAAGGTAAGTGATCTACTGGTTATGAGCCTGTTTGTCAATCCGACCCAGTTTGGGCCTCATGAAGATTATCAGACCTACCCTCGAGATTTTGAGCGGGATCGTATTCTGGCAGCTTCTGAGGGAACCGACATTATTTTCGCACCGACTGCCAGGGATATGTACCCCAAAGGTTATACCACCTGGGTGGAGGTGGCGGGTTTATCGGATAAACTTTGCGGTCAATTTCGTCCCGGACACTTCCGGGGGGTTGCCACCGTGGTCACCAAACTTTTTAATATCGTAAAACCCCATGTTGCCTTCTTCGGTCAAAAAGACGCTCAACAGAGCATAATTATCCAACGGATGGTTCAGGATCTGAACATGGATATTCAGATCGAAGTTCTCCCTACGGTTCGGGAGCCAGATGGATTGGCCCTTAGTTCCCGCAATGTCTACCTGAGTCAGCAAGAGCACCAGGCCGCACTGGTTTTGAGTCGATCCCTGGACCTTGCCCAAAAACTTATTCGAAACGGTGAGCGATCTACCGCCGTTATCCTCTCGAAGATGAGAGAACTTATTGCCCAAGAACCCCTGGTGGTTTTAGAATATGTGGCTATTACAGATCTGACCACACTGGAAGATTTGAAAGAAATCAGTTCCAGGGCACTCATTGCACTGGCTGCCAGGGTGGGAAAAACCCGACTGATAGACAACTGTATAGTTTCCCTATAG
- a CDS encoding LL-diaminopimelate aminotransferase, which translates to MLKIQRAERLTKLPPYLFAEIDKMKAEARARGVDIINLGIGDPDQPTPPHIIRALNRAAENPANHQYPSYEGLLEFRQAVAQWYQNRFRVHLDPEKEVLSLIGSKEGIGHIPLAFVNPGDIVLVPDPGYPVYQAGTVLAGGIPYTMPLLEENGFLPDLERIPEDIRQRARLMYLNSPNNPTSAVAPLEYFKKVVDFAQRYNILVCHDAPYSEMYYDGNPPPSFMEAPGAKEVGVEFHSLSKTFNMTGWRIGFVVGHPEILAGLGAVKTNLDSGIFQAIQYAGIEALTGSQECVAQMRKMYQERRDVLVDGLQQLGLKVNKPQATFYVWVSVPTGFTSTGFTAHLLKNAGIVTTPGNGFGQYGEGYIRMTITVGVDRLKEAVERMKSVL; encoded by the coding sequence ATGCTAAAAATTCAGCGTGCGGAACGGCTTACAAAGTTACCGCCCTATTTGTTTGCAGAAATTGATAAAATGAAGGCAGAGGCCAGAGCCCGAGGGGTCGATATCATCAACCTGGGAATTGGAGATCCGGACCAACCCACGCCCCCCCATATTATACGGGCTTTGAACCGGGCAGCAGAAAATCCGGCTAACCATCAGTACCCCTCCTACGAAGGACTTCTGGAGTTTCGTCAGGCTGTAGCCCAGTGGTATCAAAACCGTTTTAGAGTCCATCTGGATCCAGAAAAAGAGGTTCTTTCCCTGATCGGCTCCAAAGAAGGAATCGGGCATATTCCGCTGGCTTTTGTTAATCCGGGGGATATCGTGCTGGTTCCAGACCCGGGTTATCCGGTTTATCAGGCAGGAACCGTCCTGGCAGGTGGCATTCCTTATACGATGCCTCTTTTAGAGGAAAATGGATTTCTCCCCGATCTGGAACGTATTCCCGAGGATATTCGGCAAAGGGCCAGATTGATGTATCTCAATTCCCCCAATAATCCAACATCTGCCGTTGCACCGTTGGAATATTTTAAAAAAGTCGTGGATTTTGCCCAACGATATAACATCCTGGTTTGTCACGATGCCCCTTATTCCGAAATGTATTATGACGGGAATCCTCCCCCGAGTTTTATGGAAGCCCCAGGAGCAAAAGAGGTTGGTGTGGAATTTCATTCGCTATCCAAGACCTTTAATATGACCGGGTGGCGTATTGGCTTTGTTGTGGGCCATCCTGAGATCCTGGCTGGTTTGGGTGCGGTTAAAACTAACCTGGATTCGGGGATCTTCCAGGCCATCCAATATGCCGGAATCGAAGCCTTGACAGGAAGCCAGGAATGTGTGGCTCAAATGAGAAAAATGTATCAGGAACGACGGGATGTACTGGTCGATGGGCTACAGCAATTGGGTTTAAAAGTTAATAAGCCCCAGGCGACTTTTTATGTCTGGGTTTCAGTTCCTACAGGATTTACCTCAACCGGTTTCACCGCCCATCTTCTTAAAAATGCGGGAATCGTAACCACACCGGGTAATGGCTTCGGTCAGTACGGAGAAGGGTATATTCGTATGACCATCACCGTAGGCGTGGATCGATTAAAAGAGGCGGTGGAGCGGATGAAGTCAGTTCTGTAG
- a CDS encoding acetoin utilization protein AcuC, whose product MKTAFIYSDEFASYSYGPEHPLKPIRLKLTYDLIRSYGLLDLPNSSLIPAQKADRDEVALFHHPHYIQVVEEANSGFLTYEWGLDFGLGPGDNPVFSGVYDWSLLVTGATLQAARLVRQGEVDIAFNISGGLHHAAKSRASGFCYFNDVVIAICYLLQQGKRVAYIDVDVHHGDGVQNAFYDTDQVLTISLHESGYFLFPGTGFEYEIGKDRGRGYSVNLPYFPGADDEVVVYGFLEIVPPLIKVFQPDILITQLGVDSFRTDPLAHANVTTHGFCQMVTEMRKFGLPWIALGGGGYDLHNVARAWTLAWAIMNHREADLPDELPADYLSEAGRLGLQGTQLRDPVYKLKTQDRDKILKELEKSVKYIKKEVFPIIGAG is encoded by the coding sequence ATGAAAACCGCTTTTATTTACTCAGATGAATTTGCAAGTTATAGCTATGGTCCTGAGCATCCCCTAAAACCGATCCGGTTAAAGTTAACCTACGATCTCATCCGTAGCTATGGATTGCTAGACCTTCCGAACAGTTCTTTAATCCCGGCCCAAAAGGCCGATCGGGACGAAGTTGCTTTGTTCCATCATCCCCACTATATCCAGGTAGTGGAAGAGGCAAACTCTGGATTTTTGACCTATGAATGGGGACTTGATTTTGGATTGGGTCCGGGGGACAATCCCGTATTTTCCGGGGTTTACGACTGGTCCCTTCTGGTTACCGGGGCCACCCTACAGGCAGCTCGGTTAGTCCGGCAAGGGGAAGTCGATATTGCCTTTAATATCTCCGGGGGGCTTCACCATGCAGCCAAGTCCCGAGCTTCGGGGTTTTGCTATTTTAATGATGTGGTGATTGCCATCTGTTACCTCTTGCAACAGGGTAAACGGGTTGCTTATATTGATGTGGATGTTCATCATGGGGATGGAGTCCAGAATGCTTTTTACGATACCGATCAGGTTTTAACCATTTCTCTCCATGAAAGTGGGTATTTTTTATTTCCCGGAACGGGGTTTGAGTATGAAATTGGTAAAGACCGGGGGAGGGGTTATTCTGTAAATCTTCCTTATTTTCCAGGAGCCGACGATGAGGTGGTAGTATATGGCTTTTTAGAAATAGTGCCTCCCTTAATTAAGGTGTTTCAACCGGATATTCTCATCACCCAGTTAGGGGTCGACTCCTTCCGCACGGATCCTCTGGCCCATGCCAATGTAACGACCCATGGATTTTGTCAGATGGTTACCGAGATGAGGAAATTCGGTCTTCCCTGGATAGCTTTAGGAGGAGGGGGTTATGATCTCCATAACGTAGCCCGGGCCTGGACCCTGGCCTGGGCGATCATGAATCATCGAGAGGCGGATCTTCCCGATGAGCTTCCGGCCGATTACTTATCGGAAGCCGGTCGGTTGGGGTTGCAAGGGACCCAGCTTAGAGATCCTGTGTATAAACTAAAAACCCAAGACCGGGATAAGATCTTGAAGGAGTTGGAGAAGTCTGTGAAATATATCAAGAAGGAAGTTTTTCCTATTATTGGAGCAGGATAG
- the ggt gene encoding gamma-glutamyltransferase, with protein sequence MIAFWGGLILAGLTILSREVYAQDRSQARSMVISKYGIVATEHPLASQVGAMILVQGGHAVDAAVAANAVMGLVAPMSNGIGGDLFAMVYEAKSGSLYGLNASGWAPAGLSIDRLKSKGISTMPQRGIHSVTVPGAVDGWDKLLDRFGRMKFKEVLAPAIRYAEEGFPVTEWVSGAWLASEPVLQEDANASRLYLPEGRAPRVGEIFRNPDLARSYSQIAGQGRDAFYKGEIAQRIVTFSERQGGTLTAQDLAGFSSEWVEPISTSYRGWMIYELPPNGQGIAALEMLNLMENFPIPEFGHNSTQALHVLIESKKLAYADLIRYVADPKFSKVPVAEILSKDYARQRARQIDMDKANPQVESGKPFQIGDDTIYLCVVDREGNMVSLIQSNYMSFGSGLVADGTGFALQNRGGLFSFDPGHPNALMGRKRPLHTIIPAFMTRENLRIAFGIMGGWNQAQAHAQFVSNIVDHHMNIQAALEAARFTKMTFEGYDVQMEARIPAQVRAGLEAKGHQILLRGDFSSQMGGGQAVLRDFATGINYGASDPRKDGAAIPEPLPERQVRN encoded by the coding sequence ATGATAGCATTTTGGGGTGGTCTCATTCTGGCCGGGCTTACGATACTTTCTCGAGAAGTTTATGCACAGGATCGATCGCAGGCTCGATCCATGGTTATTTCGAAATACGGTATTGTGGCTACCGAGCATCCCCTTGCCTCCCAAGTCGGAGCCATGATTTTGGTACAAGGAGGACACGCCGTAGACGCAGCCGTTGCGGCCAACGCTGTGATGGGTCTGGTGGCACCTATGAGTAATGGAATCGGTGGGGATCTATTTGCCATGGTCTACGAGGCAAAGAGTGGAAGCCTCTATGGCCTGAATGCAAGTGGCTGGGCTCCGGCCGGACTCAGCATCGACCGATTGAAAAGTAAAGGCATTTCTACTATGCCCCAGCGGGGAATTCATTCGGTTACGGTACCCGGTGCGGTGGACGGTTGGGATAAACTCCTGGATCGTTTTGGGCGGATGAAGTTCAAAGAGGTACTGGCCCCGGCCATTCGCTACGCCGAAGAAGGTTTTCCGGTTACCGAGTGGGTGAGTGGAGCCTGGCTTGCCAGTGAGCCTGTTTTGCAGGAAGATGCCAATGCGTCACGTCTTTACTTACCCGAAGGTCGCGCGCCTCGTGTAGGAGAGATCTTCCGAAATCCAGATCTGGCGAGATCCTACAGTCAGATTGCCGGGCAAGGACGGGATGCTTTTTATAAAGGAGAAATTGCCCAACGCATCGTGACATTTTCAGAGCGTCAGGGAGGAACTCTAACCGCTCAAGATCTGGCCGGGTTTTCAAGCGAATGGGTCGAACCCATCTCAACTTCCTATCGGGGTTGGATGATCTATGAACTGCCACCCAACGGTCAAGGGATCGCCGCCCTGGAGATGTTGAATTTGATGGAAAACTTTCCAATACCCGAGTTCGGTCATAATTCAACCCAGGCCCTGCATGTCCTGATTGAATCCAAGAAACTGGCCTATGCAGATCTGATTCGTTATGTGGCCGACCCCAAATTCAGTAAAGTTCCGGTAGCCGAAATTCTTTCCAAAGATTACGCCCGGCAACGGGCCAGACAAATCGACATGGACAAGGCCAACCCTCAGGTCGAATCCGGTAAACCGTTTCAGATCGGGGATGATACCATTTATTTGTGTGTTGTGGACCGGGAAGGAAACATGGTTTCCCTCATTCAGAGTAACTACATGAGTTTTGGTTCGGGACTGGTAGCCGATGGAACCGGGTTTGCCCTACAGAACCGGGGGGGTTTGTTTAGCTTCGATCCGGGCCATCCCAATGCACTGATGGGGCGGAAGCGTCCTCTACATACCATCATTCCTGCCTTTATGACCCGAGAGAACTTGCGTATTGCCTTCGGGATTATGGGTGGTTGGAACCAGGCCCAGGCTCATGCCCAGTTCGTATCCAACATTGTAGACCATCACATGAACATTCAGGCAGCCCTCGAAGCGGCCCGATTTACCAAGATGACCTTTGAGGGTTATGACGTACAGATGGAGGCCCGGATACCCGCTCAGGTCCGCGCCGGGCTGGAAGCCAAAGGGCATCAAATTCTGCTACGTGGGGATTTTTCATCGCAAATGGGAGGTGGACAGGCGGTTTTACGGGATTTTGCTACGGGAATCAACTACGGAGCCTCAGATCCGCGAAAAGACGGTGCCGCCATACCGGAACCACTGCCGGAAAGGCAAGTCAGAAACTAA
- a CDS encoding formylglycine-generating enzyme family protein — translation MIRWLVLIVLVLILTPVQGVLAQPGEVLFFEDFEGGSRQWEIPGSRVLTQEYAFEGSHSQTFARVTHGGDAHTYPFPVVPGQTYYLPVAYMTLGGGGYTGVDLFDRSLQKMGEQWLMGDGSYAATLKKFDYNVFNKNREDPGVWKMYTQSYTIPDQVYFIRIKTQNWDMGLSNSELSVKVRTGSRRELKIASRANLKPASIVPKDSEMVLIPEGEFLMGSSEKDIDEAMKLCEESRGVAPNIQCDRADYKDEMPQHKVRLDAFYIDKYPVTNRQFMKFVEATGYKTDAEKDRIGLIVRWAGNYEGEIITREDGSVNWRSPFGRRNEINNLLDHPVVQVSWNDAVAYCQWAGKRLPTEAEWEKAARGTDGRLFPWGHELPDAGGKYRANYGKDRGKADGFEYTSPVGSFPLGASPYGVMDMAGNVWEWVADWYDETYYATSPAENPQGPASGKGRVLRGGSWGNRPESIRTAVRLRSEPNSGISYIGFRCARSY, via the coding sequence ATGATAAGGTGGTTGGTTTTGATAGTCCTTGTTCTTATCTTGACCCCTGTTCAAGGAGTCCTAGCACAACCTGGAGAAGTTTTATTTTTCGAGGACTTCGAGGGAGGTTCTCGTCAATGGGAAATCCCAGGAAGTAGGGTCCTTACCCAAGAATATGCCTTCGAGGGTTCTCATAGCCAAACCTTTGCCCGGGTAACCCATGGTGGAGATGCCCATACCTATCCCTTCCCTGTGGTACCAGGACAGACTTACTATTTGCCTGTAGCCTATATGACCCTGGGAGGTGGGGGGTATACGGGAGTTGATCTTTTCGATAGATCTCTGCAGAAAATGGGAGAACAGTGGCTCATGGGGGATGGGAGCTATGCCGCTACCCTAAAGAAATTCGATTATAACGTTTTTAATAAAAATCGAGAAGATCCGGGAGTCTGGAAAATGTATACCCAATCCTATACTATTCCCGATCAGGTTTATTTTATTCGTATTAAGACTCAGAACTGGGACATGGGTTTGTCAAATTCGGAGTTGTCTGTAAAAGTTAGGACCGGCTCTCGTAGGGAGTTAAAAATAGCCTCCCGGGCAAATCTTAAACCAGCTTCCATTGTTCCAAAGGACTCAGAGATGGTGTTGATCCCGGAAGGGGAATTTCTAATGGGTTCTTCTGAAAAGGATATCGATGAGGCGATGAAGCTCTGTGAAGAATCCAGAGGGGTAGCTCCCAATATTCAGTGTGATCGGGCCGATTACAAAGATGAAATGCCTCAACACAAGGTCCGTTTAGATGCCTTTTATATCGATAAATACCCTGTTACGAATCGTCAATTTATGAAATTTGTAGAGGCCACCGGGTATAAGACCGACGCGGAAAAAGACAGGATTGGCTTGATTGTCCGGTGGGCAGGAAATTATGAAGGAGAGATTATCACCAGGGAGGACGGTTCTGTAAACTGGCGTTCCCCCTTTGGGCGGAGGAATGAGATTAACAATCTGTTGGATCATCCAGTTGTACAGGTAAGCTGGAACGATGCCGTAGCTTATTGTCAATGGGCCGGTAAGAGGTTGCCTACAGAAGCGGAGTGGGAAAAAGCCGCCAGAGGAACCGATGGAAGGCTCTTTCCGTGGGGTCATGAGCTTCCCGATGCAGGTGGTAAATATAGAGCCAATTACGGTAAAGATCGGGGTAAGGCGGACGGATTTGAATATACCTCTCCGGTGGGAAGTTTTCCCCTGGGCGCTTCTCCCTATGGAGTTATGGACATGGCAGGGAATGTATGGGAGTGGGTGGCGGACTGGTATGATGAAACGTATTATGCGACCAGTCCTGCTGAAAACCCCCAGGGTCCTGCCAGTGGAAAAGGTCGGGTCCTTCGGGGTGGATCTTGGGGAAACCGACCCGAAAGTATTCGTACAGCCGTTCGTCTGAGATCCGAGCCCAACAGCGGAATCAGTTACATTGGATTTCGATGTGCCCGATCTTATTAA